The Candidatus Atribacteria bacterium DNA window ATCTTAAAATGGCTATTTATAATGGTTTCATGGTTTCGAAGAGGTAAAAATAGGCTAAAAATGGGGGTCGTAATTGCTAATTTTTCGAAAATTGAGGCACGTTTAAAGGCGTTCTTCCCAGTTTAGAGATCGGCTAACGGCTTTTTTCCAGCCTTTATATAATGTTTCTTTTGTTTTTTCATCCATATTAGGAGAAAATTCTTTTTCTATTTTCCATTTTTGAGCAATCTCCTCTTTATTTTTCCAATAACCAACCGCTAAACCAGAAAGGTATGCTGCGCCCAGAGCAGTAGTCTCTGCAATTTTAGGTCTTATTACCGGGACTCCCAGAATGTCAGATTGGAATTGCATTAAAAAGTTATCTCTAACTGCTCCGCCATCCACTTTTAATTTTTTCAAATAAATCCCTGAATCTTTCTGGATAACTTCCAGGATATCACGGCTTTGATAAGCAATTGATTCCAGTGCCGCTCTCATTATATGTTCTTTCTTTGCCCCCCTGGTCAATCCTACAATGATACCCCGAGCATACATATCCCAGTAAGGAGCACCAAGACCCACAAAGGCAGGGACTAAATAAACCCCATTCGTATCTTTAACTTTTAGCGCATATTTTTCAATTTCATTAGAATTTTTTATCAAGCCCATTTCATCTCTTAACCATTGGACTACTGCTCTGCCGATAAAGATACTCCCTTCTAAGGCATATTCCACTTTACCATTAATTCCCCAGGCAATAGTAGTCAAAAGACCATTTTTTGAGGAAACGATTTTTTCCCCGGTATTCATCAAGACAAAACATCCGGTTCCATAGGTATTTTTGGCCATACCCGATTCATAACAGACCTGTCCGAAAAGAGCGGCTTGTTGATCTCCGGCATCTCCGGAGATAGGAATTTCTGCTCCGAATATCTCTTTATCTGAGCTTCCATAAATATAACTCGAGGGTAGAACTTTAGGGAGCATCTCTCGGGGAATATTCAGTTCTCCTAATATCTCCTCGTCCCAATCCAAATTATGAATATTAAATATCATGGTTCGCGAAGCATTAGAATAATCGGTAATATGAACTTTCCCTTCGGTTAAATTCCAGATAAGCCAGCTATCTACTGTACCAAAAAGAATTTCTCCTTTTTGAGCTTTTTCTCTGGCTCCATCTACATGATCTAAAATCCATTTAATCTTGGTACCGGAAAAATAGGCGTCAACCACCAGTCCGGTCTTTTTTTGGATAACCTCTGCCATCCCTTTCTTCTTCAGTTGGTCGCAGATAGGAGCAGTCCTTCGGCATTGCCATACGATCGCATTATAAACCGGTTTACCTGTTTTTTTATCCCAGACTATAGTAGCCTCCCTCTGATTAGTTATACCAAGTGCAACTATATCTCCCGCTTTTAGGTCAGCTTTATCTAAAGCAGCTTTTGCCACTTCTATCTGGGAAGACCAAATTTCTATAGGGTTATGTTCTACCCAGCCAGGTTTTGGATAAATCTGTCTAAATTCCTTACTGGCAGTACTTACTATCGTTCCATTATGATTAAAGATGATCGCTCGAGAACTGGTAGTCCCCTGATCCAGAGCTATGACATATTTTGCCACCTTAACACCTCCTAATATTTCCTTATCACCTGAACTCCAAAACTTTGGCTCCCTCAGCAGGTGAGGTTATGTATATGTCCGGTGTGATACCGATATTTTTTCTATATTCCTGTACAATCGTTTTTTTAAAGGCATCAACATGTTCTTTTTTTAATAGGTTTACCGTACAACCTCCAAAGCCCGCACCTGTCATCCTCGACCCCAAGACTCCTTCTTGTTTTAAAGCTAAATCAACCAGAAAGTCCAATTCCTTACAACTCACCTCATAATCATCCTTAAGACTTTTATGGGATTCTATCATAAGTTGACCAAAGATAGGATAGTTCTTCATTCTTAAAGCCTGTACCGCAGTTTGAACTCTATCATTTTCTGAAAGCACATGCCTGGATCTTCGGGCAATAACCTCCGGTAATTGGCTCTGGTATATTTTATATTCGTCTATGGTAATATCTCTTAAGCTTCGTATCTCGCGGTTTAATTTATGTTTAAAAAAATCAACAGCTCTTTTACATTCTTCTCTTCTTTTGTTATATTCAGAATTAACCAACCCTCTTTGAACTTTGGAATTGCAGATTACTATCTGATAATTGTGATCTTTAAAAGGGACTAGCTCATATTCATTGCTCCTACAATCAATAAAAAGAGCATAATTTTTTTGGCCTAAACAAGAAACATATTGATCCATAATTCCACAAGATACACCTACAAAATTGTTTTCTGCTCTCCGACAGAGATGAGCCATTTCAATCGGTTTCATTTCCCTTAAATTTAATTTAGTTATAGTTAAGGCAGTTACTACCTCTAAGGCAGCAGAAGAACTCAAGCCCGCTCTCTGAGGAATATCACTGGTAAAAATAAGATTTGCTCCTTGCAAAGAATAACCTGCTTTTTGTATTTCGTCTGCCACACCCATTAAGTAATTTACCCAGATATCTTTCTGGGAAGGAGATAAATTATCCAAAGAAAATTTATCTCCAGCTTGAAAACCAAGATCAAAAACTTGAACCAATCGATCATTCCTCAATTGTCCCAGCATAATAATCTTTTTTCCAATCGCCATGGGCAGAACAAATCCCTCATTATAATCCGTATGTTCACCAATTAAATTAACTCTACCGGGGGCAGAAAAGGCTCCTTTAGTTAAACCGGTATCAGCAAATTTTTCGCTAAATATCTTCCAAAGCTTATTTATATTTTGCACCGAAATCTCCTCTAATAACAAACTACTCCTTCAGGTGGCGTATTCCTTAGTTCTTGAGCCTTTTCTTCGGGTAAGCAATTATTAATAAAAGTACCAGCCCCTATTTCACTCCCAGCTAAATATTTAAGTTTATCTTTTGTGCGATAAGGGGGATAGAATTCAATATGAAAATGAGAATATTCTTTGCCTGTTCCATTGCTTGGCTGCTGATGAATAGACATGATGTAAGGAAAGACAAAACCAAAAAGATTATCGAATTTCATTGATATTGTTTTGAAAATTGCTGCTAAATCAATTTCATCCTTTTCGGAAAAATCATTAAAAGAAGAAAGGTGTTGATTGGCATAAATATGAATCTCATAAGTATAAGAAGCAGAAAAAGGAACGAATGCAGTAAAAGAATCATTACTAATAATAATTCGCCTGCTATCTTCTTTTTCTTCTTTTAAGTTCTTACAGAAGAGACATTCCCCCTCTTTTTCAAAATACTCTTTACTGGAACTTAGCTCCTGTTCGATAACGGGCGGAATAAAAGGGTAAGCATATATCTGGCCATGAGGATGATGAAGAGTCACCCCTACTTCTTCTCCTTTATTTTCAAAAATGAAGACATAATCGATAAAATCTTTATCCCCTAACTCCCGATAGCGATCTCTCCATACCTTTACCAGCTTAATATAGCGATCTAAGGGTTTTTGCGACATAATCCCATCATGGTCAGAAGTAAATAGAACTACCTCACAAATTCCCTGGGCTTTACCATGTTTAAAAAATTTAGAGTCTTCCTCGTTTGCTTCCGGCGAATCTTGTCTTAAAGAAGGAAATTTATTTTCAAAAACTACGATATCATAATCTTCGGCCGGTACTTCCGTAGATAAGCCTCCCTTTTTTGTAGGGCAGAGAGGGCAATAATCCTTCGGAGGTTTATAAGTCCTGTTCTGTCGATGAGTGGCTATTATTATCCATTGTTTCAGAATGGGATTCCATCTCAGTTCTAACATCCCTGCCTTCCTCTTTCCTTTCGCTAAAAGTATAATAAATTAAATAACGGCCATCACCTTTTATAATCCTTTTTTTGCGTATTTCCAAAAAATCACCTCATAAAAACTAGTTTCAAGCCATTTTTCATTAATTATTATTCTCTCTTCGTACCGATACTCAGGTAATTGGCGATGTTGGCATTGGTATCAATATGAAATTTAATCTTCTTACTGGTGGATGAAGTTAGGAGAGTTGCTACTCCGGGACCATGACCCGCTATCACACAATCACTGTGAACCACTATCCCCACAGAAACTGCCCCTTCTCTATAGCTTCTTCCAAAACTATTATCTGCATCTTTAATTACGACAATATCTCCAAATCTGATTTGATCTAATTTATATTTTTCTACCATCTTTTTATCGGCTGTGGTAATATCATAATCACCACTAGCCACACTGGCGGAACCTAATCCGGAGCCCATCAGTTTTGCTGGAATCTCACAAGTAACTGGAACATCAATATTGCCATTGCCTACCTCTTTTATATTCAACTTTTCTAATAAAGAAGGATCCAAGTTAAAAATTTTTATCTCGGGATAATCTAATAATTTCAGTCCTTGTCCGTAGGCTTTAATCAAGATCTTATCCCCGACACAAAGTTTCTCCAGGGTTTCCTGGTCAAAATCGATCAATACATGTTCAATTCCCCCGTGATGACCGGTGACGACTCCCAATGCACCCTTAGCCTCTCCGCTTACTACCCGCGCTTGATTCCCCATGCAGGCTAAAATATTGTAAGCGCAATTAGGGCCTTCATCTCTTTTTTCTTCGTTCACCACCGTAGAAACTCCGGGTTCTACATGGTCGGCCTCCCATCCAAAAGCAAAATCACCAACTTTGATATTATAAGTTATGCCACCTACTCCGGGCAGTGTCACCGGTTTACCGTCGTAAGTAATCCTATAGGGTCCTCTGCTTACCGGATAACTCACTCTTCCCTGAATAGAAATCATTACTAACCTGTCTTTATTGGTTCTTAACATATACTGTCACCTTCCTTTTAAATTTATTTAATATTTAAGGATATTATTTTCTCTATGTTCACTTTTAATCCTCGATAAGCCAAAGACTCCCATTATTATTATACCAAATCCAGCTATTTGATAAAAGTTTGGGATTTCTTTTAATATTAATCGGGCTAAGGCAATAGAAAAAGTAGGATATACGGAAACTAAAGTTGTAGCCTTGGATAAATTTAATCGCTTGATAGCTTCATACCAAATAGAATAGTGTAAAGCAAAACCGATAATTCCCTGGAATAACAATATTAACAAAACGCTCCTGACTCCTAATTTATCATACTGATTGATCCCCTTTGCGCTGCTAAGGATCAATAGAAAAACCCCTCCATACAAAGTTCTTGCTGTAGCTATTAACATCGGGTTAACCTCTTTATGATTAGTCATCAATCTTTTGCTGAAAAAATGAGCTATCTGCCAGCAAAGTGGGGTCAA harbors:
- a CDS encoding galactokinase, with product MQNINKLWKIFSEKFADTGLTKGAFSAPGRVNLIGEHTDYNEGFVLPMAIGKKIIMLGQLRNDRLVQVFDLGFQAGDKFSLDNLSPSQKDIWVNYLMGVADEIQKAGYSLQGANLIFTSDIPQRAGLSSSAALEVVTALTITKLNLREMKPIEMAHLCRRAENNFVGVSCGIMDQYVSCLGQKNYALFIDCRSNEYELVPFKDHNYQIVICNSKVQRGLVNSEYNKRREECKRAVDFFKHKLNREIRSLRDITIDEYKIYQSQLPEVIARRSRHVLSENDRVQTAVQALRMKNYPIFGQLMIESHKSLKDDYEVSCKELDFLVDLALKQEGVLGSRMTGAGFGGCTVNLLKKEHVDAFKKTIVQEYRKNIGITPDIYITSPAEGAKVLEFR
- a CDS encoding DUF4438 domain-containing protein, producing the protein MLRTNKDRLVMISIQGRVSYPVSRGPYRITYDGKPVTLPGVGGITYNIKVGDFAFGWEADHVEPGVSTVVNEEKRDEGPNCAYNILACMGNQARVVSGEAKGALGVVTGHHGGIEHVLIDFDQETLEKLCVGDKILIKAYGQGLKLLDYPEIKIFNLDPSLLEKLNIKEVGNGNIDVPVTCEIPAKLMGSGLGSASVASGDYDITTADKKMVEKYKLDQIRFGDIVVIKDADNSFGRSYREGAVSVGIVVHSDCVIAGHGPGVATLLTSSTSKKIKFHIDTNANIANYLSIGTKRE
- the glpK gene encoding glycerol kinase; this translates as MAKYVIALDQGTTSSRAIIFNHNGTIVSTASKEFRQIYPKPGWVEHNPIEIWSSQIEVAKAALDKADLKAGDIVALGITNQREATIVWDKKTGKPVYNAIVWQCRRTAPICDQLKKKGMAEVIQKKTGLVVDAYFSGTKIKWILDHVDGAREKAQKGEILFGTVDSWLIWNLTEGKVHITDYSNASRTMIFNIHNLDWDEEILGELNIPREMLPKVLPSSYIYGSSDKEIFGAEIPISGDAGDQQAALFGQVCYESGMAKNTYGTGCFVLMNTGEKIVSSKNGLLTTIAWGINGKVEYALEGSIFIGRAVVQWLRDEMGLIKNSNEIEKYALKVKDTNGVYLVPAFVGLGAPYWDMYARGIIVGLTRGAKKEHIMRAALESIAYQSRDILEVIQKDSGIYLKKLKVDGGAVRDNFLMQFQSDILGVPVIRPKIAETTALGAAYLSGLAVGYWKNKEEIAQKWKIEKEFSPNMDEKTKETLYKGWKKAVSRSLNWEERL
- the galT gene encoding galactose-1-phosphate uridylyltransferase; translation: MLELRWNPILKQWIIIATHRQNRTYKPPKDYCPLCPTKKGGLSTEVPAEDYDIVVFENKFPSLRQDSPEANEEDSKFFKHGKAQGICEVVLFTSDHDGIMSQKPLDRYIKLVKVWRDRYRELGDKDFIDYVFIFENKGEEVGVTLHHPHGQIYAYPFIPPVIEQELSSSKEYFEKEGECLFCKNLKEEKEDSRRIIISNDSFTAFVPFSASYTYEIHIYANQHLSSFNDFSEKDEIDLAAIFKTISMKFDNLFGFVFPYIMSIHQQPSNGTGKEYSHFHIEFYPPYRTKDKLKYLAGSEIGAGTFINNCLPEEKAQELRNTPPEGVVCY